A region from the Tahibacter amnicola genome encodes:
- a CDS encoding bifunctional diguanylate cyclase/phosphodiesterase, whose translation MTISRSADGKAVVPSGADAVDAAVLRLLKAVGWQDVGQAGVALCTALLGKGQYRLVDSAAAAVLMGHHRSGRDGSSGEPSVLAPPIVLVQADSQVVRLLQPLGTPDSTTGLLDASVPTDSWSNADWQDAWSRCVHLLDAKLVSVWAADSLQRAVERLERAERLQRALFAIADQANADREMPEVMAALHRIVGSLMYAENFFIALYDPQERCIRFPYFVDVADTDLPDPSRSFTMQELYRSMTWHLITGGKALRGTPEALATQVEGAIQSMGPECVDWLGVPLLRGNQVVGGIVVQSYKEAERFSEQDQALLAYVAQHILTALERRRVHEELERRVEERTDALREANRVLQQQVLERQRGERLQAALFRIAELANTTDSLEEFYAAVHRVVGGLLNARNFYIALASDDRSELYFPYSVDEFDHQRKPRKFGRGLTEYVLNHGTALLADRPGIERLRASGDVLSFGAQSVCWLGVPLICEDKPVGVLAVQSYSDEYSYSPRDQELLTFVSYHIANALERKRSAESLKSAYAELEQRVAERTSELAAANRDLREQIAYRESIERQLKHETLHDSLTGLPNRTLFLERLELALERYRRDPQRLFAVLFLDLDRFKVINDSVGHLVGDDLLYEVGGRVARCLDQGDVAARLGGDEFAILLHDATTAEAASEFAARIIDALNAPIRLGPKEVFTSTSIGIALVSPRYAKAEELLRDADVAMYRAKAEGRHRFALFDERLHQEALRLLEIENDLRRAIGRGELEPYFQPIVRLSDRSLVGYEALVRWRHPERGVLLPGEFLGVAEENGSAEQIDWHMFERVCAIAPALTAQGGFISINLTARHFRQSDLDRELLAILDRNGVLPTRIRIEVTERALLENPAQVKQILVGLRRGGISVALDDFGTGYSSLSYLHQYPLQALKIDRSFVAELRPRDDASSSAVVRAIQALAGSLGMQVIAEGIETEAQQEALRALGCEFGQGFLFGRPQPAEYWLGQVTG comes from the coding sequence ATGACTATTTCAAGATCCGCCGACGGGAAAGCCGTCGTTCCGTCGGGTGCGGATGCGGTCGACGCGGCCGTCCTGCGCCTGCTGAAGGCTGTCGGCTGGCAGGACGTAGGGCAGGCGGGCGTCGCCCTCTGCACGGCTCTGCTCGGTAAAGGGCAGTACCGTCTGGTCGACAGCGCCGCCGCCGCCGTGCTGATGGGGCATCACCGCAGCGGGCGCGACGGCAGCTCGGGCGAGCCGAGCGTCCTCGCACCGCCCATTGTCCTGGTCCAGGCCGATTCCCAGGTCGTGCGCCTGCTGCAGCCCCTTGGCACGCCCGATTCGACGACCGGCCTCCTCGACGCTTCCGTGCCCACGGACTCCTGGTCCAACGCGGACTGGCAGGACGCCTGGTCGCGCTGCGTGCACCTGCTGGACGCCAAGCTGGTCAGCGTGTGGGCGGCCGACAGCCTGCAGCGCGCGGTCGAGCGCCTGGAGCGGGCCGAACGTCTGCAGCGGGCGCTGTTCGCCATCGCCGACCAGGCCAATGCCGATCGCGAGATGCCCGAGGTGATGGCGGCGCTGCATCGCATCGTTGGCAGCCTGATGTATGCGGAGAACTTCTTTATCGCCCTGTACGACCCGCAGGAGCGCTGCATCCGGTTCCCGTATTTTGTCGACGTTGCCGATACCGACCTGCCGGACCCGAGCCGGTCTTTCACGATGCAGGAACTGTATCGGAGCATGACCTGGCACCTGATCACCGGCGGCAAGGCGCTGCGCGGCACGCCGGAGGCGCTGGCCACCCAGGTGGAGGGCGCGATTCAATCCATGGGGCCCGAATGCGTCGACTGGCTGGGCGTGCCGCTCCTGCGCGGCAACCAGGTGGTCGGCGGTATTGTTGTGCAAAGTTATAAAGAGGCCGAGCGGTTCTCGGAGCAGGATCAGGCGCTGCTGGCCTATGTGGCGCAGCACATCCTGACGGCGCTGGAGCGCCGGCGCGTCCACGAGGAACTGGAACGTCGCGTCGAGGAGCGCACTGACGCGCTGCGCGAAGCCAATCGCGTGCTGCAGCAGCAGGTGCTGGAACGGCAGCGTGGCGAACGTCTGCAGGCGGCACTGTTCCGCATCGCGGAGCTCGCCAACACGACCGACAGCCTGGAAGAGTTCTACGCCGCCGTGCACCGCGTGGTAGGTGGCCTGCTCAACGCGCGCAACTTCTATATCGCACTCGCCTCGGACGACCGCAGCGAGTTGTACTTTCCCTACTCGGTGGATGAGTTCGACCACCAGCGCAAGCCGCGCAAGTTCGGCCGCGGCCTGACCGAATACGTGCTCAATCACGGCACCGCGCTGCTGGCGGATCGTCCTGGCATCGAGCGGCTGCGTGCCAGCGGCGACGTGCTGAGCTTTGGTGCGCAATCGGTATGCTGGCTGGGCGTGCCCCTGATCTGCGAAGACAAGCCCGTCGGCGTGCTGGCCGTGCAAAGCTATTCGGACGAATACAGCTATTCGCCACGCGACCAGGAACTGCTGACCTTCGTCTCCTATCACATTGCCAATGCGCTCGAACGCAAGCGCAGCGCCGAGTCGCTCAAGTCGGCCTATGCCGAACTCGAGCAGCGTGTGGCCGAGCGAACCAGCGAACTGGCGGCGGCCAATCGCGACCTGCGCGAGCAGATCGCCTATCGCGAAAGCATTGAGCGGCAGCTCAAGCACGAGACCTTGCACGATTCCCTGACGGGATTGCCCAACCGCACCTTGTTCCTCGAGCGCCTGGAGCTGGCGCTCGAGCGTTACCGGCGCGACCCGCAGCGACTGTTCGCCGTGCTGTTCCTGGACCTGGATCGCTTCAAGGTGATCAACGACTCGGTCGGTCACCTGGTCGGCGACGACCTGTTGTACGAAGTGGGCGGCCGTGTCGCCCGGTGCCTGGACCAGGGTGACGTCGCTGCCCGGCTCGGCGGCGACGAATTCGCCATCCTGCTGCACGACGCCACCACGGCCGAAGCGGCCAGCGAGTTTGCCGCGCGCATCATTGACGCACTGAATGCGCCGATCCGGCTGGGGCCCAAGGAGGTTTTCACCTCGACCTCCATCGGCATCGCCCTGGTATCGCCGCGCTACGCCAAGGCGGAAGAATTGCTGCGCGATGCCGACGTGGCGATGTACCGCGCGAAGGCCGAAGGTCGTCATCGGTTTGCACTGTTTGACGAACGCCTGCACCAGGAGGCGTTGCGGTTGCTCGAAATCGAGAACGACCTGCGTCGCGCGATCGGGCGCGGCGAACTCGAGCCCTATTTCCAGCCGATCGTGCGCCTGAGTGACCGCAGTCTGGTCGGCTACGAAGCCCTGGTGCGCTGGCGGCATCCGGAGCGGGGCGTGCTGTTGCCGGGCGAGTTCCTGGGCGTGGCCGAAGAGAACGGCTCGGCCGAACAGATCGACTGGCACATGTTCGAGCGGGTCTGTGCCATCGCGCCGGCGCTGACGGCGCAGGGTGGATTCATCAGCATCAACCTCACGGCGCGGCATTTCCGCCAGAGTGACCTGGACCGCGAGCTGCTGGCGATCCTGGACCGCAATGGCGTTCTGCCGACGCGGATCCGCATCGAGGTGACCGAGCGGGCGCTGCTGGAGAACCCTGCCCAGGTCAAGCAGATCCTCGTGGGCCTGCGCCGCGGCGGCATCAGCGTGGCGCTGGATGACTTCGGTACGGGCTATTCGTCCCTGAGTTACCTGCACCAGTACCCGCTGCAGGCGTTGAAGATCGACCGCTCCTTCGTCGCCGAACTGCGTCCCCGTGACGATGCCAGCTCCAGTGCGGTCGTCCGCGCGATCCAGGCCCTGGCCGGTTCGCTGGGCATGCAGGTCATCGCCGAAGGCATCGAAACCGAGGCCCAGCAGGAAGCGCTGCGTGCACTCGGTTGCGAATTTGGCCAGGGCTTCCTGTTCGGCCGGCCGCAGCCGGCCGAATACTGGCTGGGCCAGGTTACGGGTTGA
- a CDS encoding TonB-dependent receptor plug domain-containing protein — MRQNSNELLRAVRYALYVGTTAAVGLSATATPVFAQEGENTEKLETIVVTGSRIRRVDLETASPVVSIDKATIEKSGKLTVGDLVQELPSVAGAATNPRVNNGGGAGASTIELRGLGVNRTLVLLNGKRAVSPPFDVNSIPANMIERIEVLKDGASAVYGSDAIAGVVNFILRSDYQGAEFMADYGVSDRDDGEREGASFTFGHSSDRGSIMGGINYNKYDSVSSADREFAKDATYLSSASIIRAGSSRNPQGRIFLPAGNSFGCGSVSRTPGTSGASLSDYRCYSGARDAYNYQSVNLVMTPQERANAFVIGNYKLSDSVEVYANYFHNETTSNFAIAPLPFDAIGDGVTISRDNYYNPFGIDLGAGNADGLNMLTRFTGLGQRRGNFSTSTDQALIGFKGSIGDTSWTWDASYNYGHYSQMRKSLGYVYYEGLRSALGPSFRDPVTGVITCGTPDEPIAGCVPFNIFAQNDPAQVALLSNYSATPYYNTLYLLRQGEVNVAGELFEMPAGVASLAVGVSHRKEYQDFDVDYIAITRGEDGTCFISQEACSTPLNGGYTVKEAYAELFLPILKDVTFAQSLNLIVGSRYSDYNTFGDTTNSKVAVEWRPIEDVLLRGTVQEVFRAPNISELYAGATGSAPSFADPCRFLSASELASHSNACQNVPVNYQGTGLSQTSAVVSGAVAAGIDLVPEEGKTFDFGVVYDPSWLEGLSVNVDVWRIYLNDTITPLGAQTIVNSCFQDNTSFCNLIHRTAAGDIQFISSPTANLGRLDTKGVDFGFKYRLPETSIGNFGISFESTYIAQYDNDKLPERSDDAVVHVNGTYNRDYGNYARWRALAGLSWGLGSWDANWRVRYIGGVNVGNEDERQGTSADGSIPGVELHYGAHVEHNLAVGYNIEPINTRLDIGIDNVFDKQPPLFFQNNVINANTDVNTYDTVGRYFWGRVTVKF, encoded by the coding sequence ATGAGACAAAACAGCAACGAGCTTCTGCGCGCCGTGCGCTACGCCCTTTATGTGGGCACGACGGCCGCCGTTGGCCTCAGCGCCACGGCCACGCCGGTCTTCGCGCAGGAAGGCGAGAACACCGAAAAGCTGGAAACCATCGTCGTTACCGGTTCGCGCATTCGCCGCGTTGACCTCGAAACGGCTAGCCCGGTGGTCTCGATCGACAAAGCCACCATCGAAAAGAGCGGTAAGCTGACCGTCGGCGACCTGGTGCAGGAACTTCCCTCCGTAGCCGGTGCGGCGACCAACCCGCGCGTGAACAACGGCGGCGGCGCGGGTGCGTCCACCATCGAACTGCGCGGCCTCGGCGTCAACCGTACGCTGGTGCTGCTGAACGGCAAGCGCGCCGTTTCCCCGCCGTTCGACGTGAACTCGATCCCGGCCAACATGATCGAGCGCATCGAAGTCCTGAAGGACGGCGCCTCGGCCGTGTACGGTTCGGACGCCATCGCGGGCGTCGTGAACTTCATCCTGCGTAGCGACTACCAGGGTGCGGAGTTCATGGCCGACTACGGCGTTTCCGACCGTGACGACGGTGAGCGCGAAGGCGCCAGCTTCACGTTCGGCCACAGCTCCGACCGTGGCAGCATCATGGGCGGCATCAACTACAACAAGTACGATTCGGTTTCCTCGGCTGACCGCGAGTTCGCCAAGGACGCGACGTACCTGTCCAGCGCCAGCATCATCCGCGCCGGTTCCAGCCGCAACCCGCAGGGCCGCATCTTCCTGCCGGCCGGCAACAGCTTCGGTTGCGGCTCGGTCAGCCGTACCCCGGGCACCTCCGGCGCCTCGCTGTCGGATTACCGCTGCTACTCGGGCGCGCGCGACGCGTACAACTACCAGTCGGTCAACCTCGTCATGACCCCGCAGGAACGCGCCAACGCGTTCGTCATCGGCAACTACAAGCTGAGCGACAGCGTCGAGGTCTACGCGAACTATTTCCACAACGAGACGACCTCGAACTTCGCGATCGCTCCGCTGCCGTTCGACGCGATCGGCGACGGCGTCACGATCTCGCGGGACAACTACTACAACCCGTTCGGCATCGACCTGGGCGCCGGCAACGCGGACGGCCTCAACATGCTGACCCGCTTCACGGGTCTCGGCCAGCGTCGCGGTAACTTCTCGACCTCGACCGACCAGGCGCTGATCGGCTTCAAGGGTTCGATCGGCGACACCAGCTGGACCTGGGACGCCAGCTACAACTACGGTCACTACAGCCAGATGCGCAAGAGCCTCGGCTACGTGTACTACGAAGGCCTGCGCAGCGCGCTCGGCCCGTCGTTCCGTGACCCGGTCACCGGCGTGATCACCTGCGGTACCCCGGACGAGCCGATCGCCGGCTGCGTGCCGTTCAACATCTTCGCGCAGAACGATCCCGCCCAGGTTGCCCTGCTGAGCAACTACAGCGCGACGCCGTACTACAACACTCTGTACCTGCTGCGCCAGGGCGAAGTGAACGTTGCCGGCGAACTGTTCGAGATGCCGGCCGGCGTCGCCAGCCTGGCCGTCGGTGTGTCGCACCGCAAGGAATACCAGGACTTCGACGTCGACTACATCGCCATCACCCGCGGTGAAGACGGTACCTGCTTCATCTCGCAGGAAGCTTGCTCCACCCCGCTGAACGGCGGTTACACGGTGAAGGAAGCCTACGCCGAACTGTTCCTGCCGATCCTCAAGGACGTGACGTTCGCCCAGTCGCTGAACCTGATCGTCGGTTCGCGTTACTCGGACTACAACACCTTCGGTGACACCACCAACAGCAAGGTGGCCGTCGAATGGCGTCCGATCGAAGACGTCCTGCTGCGCGGTACCGTGCAGGAAGTCTTCCGCGCTCCGAACATCTCGGAACTGTACGCCGGTGCGACGGGCTCGGCCCCGAGCTTCGCCGATCCGTGCCGTTTCCTGAGCGCCTCCGAACTGGCTTCCCACAGCAACGCCTGCCAGAACGTGCCGGTCAACTACCAGGGTACGGGCCTGAGCCAGACGTCGGCCGTCGTGTCGGGCGCCGTCGCTGCCGGCATCGACCTCGTTCCGGAAGAAGGCAAGACCTTCGACTTCGGCGTGGTGTATGACCCGAGCTGGCTGGAAGGCCTGTCGGTCAACGTCGACGTGTGGCGTATCTACCTGAACGACACGATCACCCCGCTCGGCGCGCAGACCATCGTGAACTCCTGCTTCCAGGACAACACGAGCTTCTGCAACCTGATCCACCGTACGGCTGCTGGCGACATCCAGTTCATCTCGTCGCCGACGGCTAACCTGGGTCGCCTTGACACCAAGGGTGTCGACTTCGGCTTCAAGTACCGTCTGCCGGAGACCTCGATCGGTAACTTCGGTATCTCGTTCGAGAGCACCTACATCGCCCAGTACGACAACGACAAGCTGCCGGAACGCAGCGATGACGCCGTCGTCCACGTCAATGGCACGTATAACCGTGACTACGGTAACTACGCCCGCTGGCGCGCTCTGGCCGGCTTGAGCTGGGGTCTGGGTTCGTGGGACGCCAACTGGCGCGTCCGTTACATCGGCGGCGTGAACGTCGGTAACGAAGACGAGCGTCAGGGTACGTCGGCCGACGGCTCGATCCCGGGCGTCGAGCTGCACTACGGTGCGCACGTCGAGCACAACCTGGCGGTCGGCTACAACATCGAGCCGATCAACACCCGTCTCGACATCGGTATCGACAACGTGTTCGACAAGCAGCCGCCGCTGTTCTTCCAGAACAACGTCATCAATGCCAACACCGACGTCAACACGTACGACACCGTGGGCCGCTACTTCTGGGGCCGCGTGACGGTGAAGTTCTAA
- a CDS encoding tetratricopeptide repeat-containing sulfotransferase family protein, with protein sequence MPSVALPDILNLIHAGRHAEAERHARAHLAAGSNREEALFLLAVAQHQQGQLDDAIDSYRTLTELRPGSAEHWSNYATALRESRRFDEAHAAYEKALALSPRDAALRVNVGLLHMEQCHYARARELFLEAMRLDPRLPDARIFGAMMCYEFGDTVGTEQLIHGWQQWPPLDGELAVDLASILASSADTDSAEKILQRCLGNTATRTRALVQMALLQERLNRLDQARATLAQLPSPADVADTSLRDDILHVHSVIAARSDDLSAARSLLEALAEKIHIEQKRTSTYFELGRICDKLGDYDAAMQYLGRAHAGQMLTVREVDPKLADPDAQPLKTSLYWVSPEQFAAWPADSAPPAAASPIFVVGFPRSGTTMLEQMLDAHPSMQSMDERPFIQMLVESMQDTGLVYPDQLGALTQTQCDALRARYDRLVASVTPLKPGQRIVDKNPLNLLRLPMIRRVFPSAKIILALRHPCDVLTSCYMQTFRAPSFGALCSSLERLAQGYVNAMRFWLHHAALLQPDVMVLRYEDLIDQFDTHVARLGQFLELDDPTPLTQFHQHARSKGYISTPSYSQVVNPPNRKAIGRWRRYEKYFEPVLPVLDPIMREWGYDV encoded by the coding sequence ATGCCCAGCGTTGCCCTGCCCGACATCCTCAACCTCATTCATGCCGGTCGTCACGCAGAGGCCGAGCGCCATGCGCGCGCGCACCTGGCCGCCGGCAGCAACCGGGAAGAGGCACTGTTCCTGCTGGCAGTCGCCCAGCACCAGCAAGGCCAGCTCGACGACGCGATCGACAGCTACCGGACATTGACCGAACTCAGGCCCGGTTCCGCCGAGCACTGGTCCAACTACGCCACTGCCTTGCGCGAGTCCCGGCGTTTCGACGAGGCACACGCCGCCTACGAAAAAGCACTCGCGCTCTCCCCGCGCGACGCAGCCCTGCGTGTCAACGTTGGCCTGCTGCACATGGAGCAGTGCCATTACGCGCGGGCACGCGAGCTGTTCCTGGAGGCGATGCGCCTCGATCCGCGACTGCCGGACGCACGCATCTTCGGCGCGATGATGTGCTACGAGTTCGGCGATACCGTTGGTACCGAACAACTGATTCACGGCTGGCAGCAATGGCCGCCGCTCGACGGCGAACTCGCCGTGGATCTGGCCAGCATCCTGGCCAGTTCGGCTGACACTGACTCCGCCGAGAAGATCCTGCAGCGTTGCCTGGGCAATACCGCGACACGAACGCGCGCGCTGGTGCAGATGGCGCTGTTGCAGGAACGACTGAACCGGCTGGATCAAGCGCGCGCCACCCTCGCGCAGCTCCCCTCGCCCGCCGACGTTGCGGATACCAGCCTGCGCGACGATATCCTCCACGTACATTCGGTCATCGCCGCCCGCAGCGACGACCTGTCGGCCGCCCGGAGCCTGCTCGAAGCACTCGCCGAAAAGATCCACATTGAGCAGAAGCGCACGTCGACCTATTTCGAACTGGGCCGGATCTGCGACAAGCTGGGCGACTACGATGCCGCCATGCAGTACCTCGGCCGGGCCCACGCCGGACAGATGCTCACCGTGCGGGAAGTCGACCCGAAGCTCGCCGACCCGGACGCACAACCGCTAAAGACATCCCTCTATTGGGTCAGTCCGGAGCAGTTCGCCGCCTGGCCCGCCGACAGCGCGCCGCCCGCCGCCGCGTCACCCATTTTCGTCGTTGGCTTTCCTCGCTCGGGCACGACCATGCTCGAACAGATGCTCGACGCCCATCCGTCCATGCAGTCGATGGACGAACGCCCCTTCATCCAGATGCTGGTCGAAAGCATGCAGGACACCGGCCTGGTCTATCCGGACCAGTTGGGTGCACTCACGCAGACACAGTGCGATGCGCTCCGCGCCCGCTACGACCGGCTCGTTGCCAGCGTCACGCCGCTCAAGCCGGGCCAGCGCATCGTCGACAAGAACCCGCTCAACCTGCTGCGGCTGCCGATGATCCGGCGTGTTTTTCCAAGCGCCAAGATCATTCTGGCGTTGCGACATCCCTGCGACGTGCTGACCAGCTGCTACATGCAGACGTTCCGCGCCCCGTCCTTCGGCGCGCTGTGTTCGTCGCTGGAACGACTGGCGCAGGGGTACGTGAACGCGATGCGCTTCTGGCTGCACCACGCCGCCTTGCTGCAACCGGACGTCATGGTGCTGCGCTATGAAGATCTGATCGACCAGTTCGATACGCACGTTGCCCGCCTGGGCCAGTTCCTGGAGCTGGACGATCCCACGCCGCTCACGCAATTCCACCAGCACGCGCGCAGCAAGGGCTACATCAGCACGCCAAGCTATTCGCAAGTGGTCAATCCACCCAATCGAAAGGCGATCGGTCGCTGGCGTCGCTACGAGAAATACTTCGAGCCGGTGTTGCCGGTGCTCGATCCCATCATGAGGGAATGGGGTTATGACGTCTGA
- a CDS encoding 2OG-Fe(II) oxygenase gives MTSESRYPVDDLRRYIQVFDNALPDDFCDQMVQSFNHMARFHVRNGRGYRQGLEESGWTELDITPLTDAGFQGFFFKQIDDYLARYNQALGLTIPVPPTSRFAELRIKRYASDGTDGFQPHFDSINQVANRYLVFLWYLNDVEEGGETQFVDLDVKVPARKGRLLVFPPYWMYQHAGLPPRSSDKYIISTYLLFPDQSVNR, from the coding sequence ATGACGTCTGAAAGCCGTTATCCCGTCGACGACCTGCGTCGCTACATACAGGTTTTCGACAACGCCCTGCCGGACGACTTCTGCGACCAGATGGTGCAGTCGTTCAACCACATGGCGCGCTTTCACGTGCGCAATGGCCGCGGATACCGCCAGGGGCTGGAAGAGAGCGGATGGACGGAGCTGGACATCACGCCCCTCACCGACGCCGGCTTCCAGGGGTTTTTCTTCAAGCAGATCGACGATTACCTGGCGCGCTACAACCAGGCGCTCGGGCTGACCATCCCCGTACCGCCCACCTCGCGCTTTGCCGAGCTGCGCATCAAACGCTACGCCAGTGATGGCACCGACGGTTTCCAGCCGCATTTCGATTCCATCAACCAGGTCGCCAACCGCTATCTGGTGTTTCTCTGGTATCTCAACGATGTCGAAGAGGGCGGCGAAACCCAGTTCGTCGACCTCGACGTGAAAGTACCGGCCCGCAAGGGTCGCCTGCTGGTGTTTCCGCCGTACTGGATGTACCAGCACGCCGGCCTGCCACCGCGCAGCAGCGACAAATACATCATCTCTACCTACCTGCTGTTCCCGGACCAGAGCGTCAACCGGTAA
- a CDS encoding tetratricopeptide repeat-containing sulfotransferase family protein, giving the protein MSDLRSPQAMVDRLAQLQRLWQSGDAGGAEAELIPLLSAQPGHLPTARLLAQIRRSQGRLLGATAAFAGIDARTLPPDQVVDVAQFMKQSQQEGAALAFCERHLQATRSADVHAQAGMLALSLGRFDAAREHLLRALESGVDLNRWFVLQGLASCQRYTAADHPDIPRFREAVSAGSLQPRARASALFALGKALDEAGDVADAVAAYRQGNALLHALQPWQRSPWEAFVQQRLAGSTPMPALTPDPDFCPVFVVGLPRTGTTLVAEFLSRHDAVCNRGELPFVDFIARTIRSTPASALPTALAQGRALYRAHVVQDEPARRWYVDKNPLNFRHLDVLAALFPQARVIYCRRDPRDTAISLWTQFFAHDDYAFSNCLEDIAVFESGCRRLMDGWLARPALPTRVIDYETLVERPDDIRHALSQWVGVTPLADAAAAAGGDRAIQSASLWQARQPVYRHSVERWRRYAAFLPELSLFDR; this is encoded by the coding sequence GTGTCCGATCTCCGCTCTCCCCAGGCCATGGTCGATCGGCTCGCGCAGCTCCAGCGACTATGGCAGTCGGGCGACGCGGGCGGTGCCGAGGCGGAATTGATCCCGCTGCTGTCTGCGCAACCCGGCCACCTTCCCACCGCGCGGCTCCTGGCGCAGATCCGCCGTAGCCAGGGACGCCTGCTCGGCGCGACGGCCGCGTTTGCCGGTATCGACGCCCGGACACTGCCGCCGGACCAGGTCGTCGACGTGGCGCAGTTCATGAAGCAGAGCCAGCAGGAAGGCGCGGCGCTGGCCTTCTGCGAACGGCACCTGCAGGCGACACGATCAGCCGATGTCCACGCACAGGCAGGCATGCTGGCCTTGTCGCTGGGACGCTTCGACGCGGCGCGGGAACATCTCCTGCGTGCCCTGGAGAGTGGTGTCGATCTCAACCGATGGTTTGTCCTGCAAGGTCTGGCCAGCTGCCAGCGCTACACCGCGGCGGACCATCCCGACATCCCTCGTTTCCGTGAAGCCGTCTCCGCCGGATCGCTGCAGCCCCGCGCCAGGGCGTCGGCATTGTTCGCGCTCGGCAAAGCCCTCGACGAAGCGGGTGACGTCGCCGATGCGGTCGCCGCCTATCGCCAGGGCAACGCCCTCCTGCACGCGCTGCAACCGTGGCAGCGATCGCCGTGGGAGGCCTTTGTCCAGCAGCGCCTTGCCGGCTCGACACCAATGCCGGCGCTGACACCCGATCCGGACTTCTGCCCCGTGTTCGTGGTGGGGTTGCCCCGCACCGGCACGACGCTGGTCGCCGAATTTCTCAGCCGTCACGACGCAGTCTGCAATCGGGGCGAACTGCCGTTCGTGGATTTCATCGCGCGGACCATCCGGTCGACGCCGGCCAGCGCCCTGCCGACGGCGCTAGCCCAGGGCCGTGCGCTCTACCGCGCGCACGTGGTGCAGGACGAACCGGCTCGCCGCTGGTACGTGGACAAGAATCCGCTCAATTTCCGCCACCTGGATGTACTGGCGGCGTTGTTCCCACAGGCCCGGGTGATCTACTGCCGGCGCGATCCCCGCGACACGGCCATCTCCCTCTGGACCCAGTTTTTCGCCCACGACGACTACGCGTTCTCCAACTGCCTGGAGGACATCGCGGTGTTCGAATCCGGCTGTCGCCGCCTCATGGACGGCTGGCTGGCCCGGCCTGCACTGCCCACGCGCGTGATCGATTACGAAACGCTGGTCGAGCGTCCCGATGACATCCGCCATGCATTGTCGCAGTGGGTCGGTGTGACGCCGCTGGCTGATGCTGCTGCGGCTGCCGGCGGCGACCGGGCCATCCAGTCCGCGAGCCTGTGGCAGGCCCGCCAACCCGTCTATCGCCATTCCGTGGAACGCTGGCGGCGCTATGCCGCCTTCCTGCCTGAGCTGTCGCTATTTGATCGATAG
- a CDS encoding DUF4097 family beta strand repeat-containing protein: MKFIFIPMLALLAPALAQAGTPINETRAVDAAARIEIHNIKGEVNVTGWDKPEVAITGTLGDGAKRLGVDGSGSHLEIRVEGPDKSSSWFGWGADTAMGDTILNIKVPRKASVEIGVVSAAVVVSDLSGGELQIDSVSGRIRTQADASRLRIESVSGDVSFDGKAGETEVETVSGDVVARGVGGHVRVETVSGTLDILANAPMDDVTAGSVSGDIELRGSLAGAGRIHVETMSGDVKLGLRGDLAAKIEAETFSGTLRSDFGTVEKPEHGPGSSLEATVGGGSGRVEIDAFSGDVSITRE; encoded by the coding sequence ATGAAATTCATCTTTATACCCATGCTCGCGTTGCTCGCACCGGCACTGGCACAGGCCGGAACGCCGATCAACGAGACGCGCGCCGTCGATGCCGCAGCGCGCATCGAAATCCACAACATCAAGGGCGAGGTCAACGTCACCGGCTGGGACAAGCCCGAAGTCGCAATCACCGGCACGCTGGGCGACGGCGCCAAGCGGCTGGGCGTGGACGGCAGCGGCAGTCATCTGGAGATCCGCGTGGAAGGGCCGGACAAGTCCTCCAGCTGGTTCGGCTGGGGTGCCGACACGGCGATGGGTGACACCATTCTGAACATCAAGGTGCCACGCAAAGCGTCGGTGGAGATCGGTGTGGTCAGCGCCGCGGTGGTGGTGTCGGACCTTTCCGGCGGTGAACTGCAGATCGACTCGGTATCCGGCCGCATTCGCACCCAGGCCGATGCATCCCGGCTGCGGATCGAAAGCGTGAGCGGCGATGTGTCGTTCGACGGCAAAGCGGGCGAGACGGAGGTGGAAACCGTCAGCGGCGACGTCGTGGCTCGGGGCGTCGGAGGGCATGTCCGGGTGGAGACCGTGTCGGGCACGCTCGACATACTGGCGAATGCGCCGATGGACGATGTCACGGCAGGCAGTGTTTCCGGCGACATTGAATTGCGCGGATCGCTCGCGGGCGCCGGGCGCATTCACGTCGAGACGATGAGCGGGGACGTCAAGCTGGGCCTGCGCGGCGACCTCGCAGCGAAAATCGAGGCCGAGACGTTCAGCGGTACCCTGCGCAGTGATTTCGGCACGGTGGAAAAACCCGAGCATGGTCCCGGTTCGTCGCTGGAAGCGACGGTCGGTGGCGGTAGCGGGCGCGTTGAGATCGACGCTTTCAGCGGTGACGTCAGCATCACGCGGGAATGA